The sequence CTTCAGTCCCGATGGTCGCTATGTCGCCACCGCCAGTCGGGACAAAACGGCCCGCATTAGCGAGACCCTGACGGGTAAAGAGGTGGCGCGGATTACCCATCAGGATGTGGTGTTTGCCGTTGTCTTCAGTCCCGATGGTCGCTATGTCGCCACCGCCAGTGCCGATGGCACTGCTCGCATCAGTGAGACCAAAACCGGCAAACTGGTGGCGCGCGTAATCCACCCCAATGCAGTGACCAGAGCCGTCTTCAGTCCGGATGGCTGTTATCTGGCTACGGTGGGGGAAGGCAAGACGGCCCGCATCAGTGAGGTCGCCACCGGCAAGCTGATCGCTCAGGTTGTCCATCAGGATGTGATTGTTGCTGTTGCCTTCAGTCCGGATAGCCGCTATGTGGCTACGGCTAGTTTTGACAAAACGGCCCGCATCAGTGAGGTCCTGACGGGTAAAGAAATTGCTCCAATTGTCCATCAAGATTGGGTCTATGGGGTCGCCTTCAGTCTCGATGGTCGTTATCTGGCCACCACCAGTGAAGACAAAACGGCCCGCATCAGTGAGACACTGACGGGCAAACAGATCGCTCAGATTGTCCATCAGGATTGGGTCTATGGGGTCGCTTTCAGTCCCAATGGTCCTTATCTGGCCACTGCGGGTGGCGATCGCACCACCCGGATCAGTGAGATCAAAACCGGCAAGCAGGTGGCTCGGATTGTGCATCAAAGCCGGATCTACGGGGTTGCCTTCAGTCCCGATGGCAAATATCTCGCCACTGCGGGTGAAGACAAAACCGCCCGTGTGAGTGAGACTCATCCAGGCAGAGCAGTGGTCCGCATTGACCATCAAAATCGAGTCTATGCGATCGCCTTCAGTCCCGATGGCCGCTATGTGGCTACCGCCAGTCGGGACAAGACCGTCCGCATCAGTGACACCCAGACCGGTAAAGAGATGGCTCGGATTGTTCACCAGGATGCAGTCACAGCCGTTGTCTTTAGCCCTGATGGCCGCTATGTCGCCACTGCTGCTGATATTAGCGATCGGACGGCCCGCATCAGTGACGCCCAGACCGGTAAAGAGATGGCTCGGATTGTTCATCAGGATGCAGTCACATCTGTCGCGTTCAGCCCGGATGGCCGCTATGTGGCTACGGCCAGTTGGGACAAGACGGCCCGCATCAGTGACGCCCAGACTGGTAAAGAGATGGCTCGGATTGTCCATCGGGATGTTGTCTATCGGGTTGCCTTCAGCCCGGATGGGCGGTATATGGCTACCGCTAGTCGAGACAAGACCGCCCGCATCAGTGAGACCCAGACCGGTCGGGAGGTGGCGCGTATTACCCATCAGGATGCCATCTATCGGGTTGCCTTCAGCCCGGATGGGCGGTATGTAGCTACGGCCAGTCGGGACAAGACCGCCCGCATCAGTGAGACCCAGACCGGTCGGAAGGTGGTGCGTATTGCCCATGCAGGCTCGATTATTGCGGTGATCTTCAGTCCCGACGGTCGGTATGTGGCTACAGCTAGTTTTGACAACACAGCCCGCATTAGCGACGCCCTGACGGGTAAAGAAGTGGCTCGCATTACCCATCAGGATATCGTCTATAGGGTCGTCTTCAGTTCCGACAGTCGGTATGTGGCTACGGCTAGTTTTGACAACACAGCCCGCATCAGCGACACCAAAACTGGCAAGCAGGTCGCTCGCATTGCCCATCAGGATCTCGTCTATGGGGTTGTCTTCAGTCCTGATGGCCGTTATCTGGCCACCGCCAGCAAGGATGGCACGGCTCAGATCTCGTTGACCCAGACTAGGGATCTGATTGCGGCAGCCTGCCGCCTGCTGACCAACAATCTGAGCCGATCGGAGTGGCGTGAGTATTTTGGGGATGAACCTTATCGCCCAACTTGCCCCGGCTTGCCGTCTGCAGAAGATACTAAGTGAACGACCCGACGCTGTCTGTGAACAAGGTTACCCTGTATGCATCATCCCCTCCTGGGGACAGAAACTATTAGAGGCCAGCTTCGGTGATTGCCTGAAGCAGCGCCTGCGTCAGCCCTAAGGTTTCTGCCTCACAGGTTAAGTAGCCAAAATCAAGGGTTTGACTTTGTACTTTCAGGATGCCCAAGACATCCCGCCATTGCTTTTCTGACTGACTTTGGGTTCCCCATTGCAATTTGCTGAGGATGATATCTTCGGGGGAAGCCAAATACAGGGTTCCCCGGTTGGGAATTTCGATCGCCCAACGACGGCTAAATTGTGCTTGCTCAAAGCTATTGGTGCCAGCTAGCATCAGGTCAGCACGGGCAATGGTTTCCCGATGGGTAATCCCCAGAGTTTGCAATTGTCCAGAATGGAGATCCTCCACACCAGGAACATAGAATCCTTCATTTTCCAGAGATTGAACCAGTTCATCTAGTCGATCTAGAGAGAGGGAAATCACCATATCTAGATCACGGGTGGTTCTGGGTTCACCATAGGTTGCAGCCGCAACACCTCCAGTGATGTAGTGGGGAATGTCTAGATCGGCAAAAATGGTTTGGAGTTGGATGGCCAAAGCGATCGAGTCTTGAATCCAGGTCATTTCAGTGCCACTGGGGATGAATTCTGGTGGGCAATCATTACCGAGAAACGCTTTAGCGATCGCTTGCGCCAGGGCTGATTCTGAAAGAAAGGGATGGGTTTGGCGCAGCCCCGCTAAGCAAAGCTGTCTGGCTCCCTGGGTCAGGACGGCACTCATCTGGAGGCGATCGGGATTGGATCTCTGCCGCAAAAGGGCAAATTCAAACACATCCGTCTCAATGCTGGTGCTAGCAGCCTGAGGACGATAGCCCAGCTTTACAGAGGATCTGTTTGTTTTGTCTATGATTTGCAGTGGGGTCATCATACGCATCTTGGTCTGGTTGTACAGACTTCATCCTTCTTGCTACTTTTCATGGATTTGGGGTTACCCCCTCATTCCGCCTTGGAATATGAAGTCTGTATGCTTCAGGAATTTTAGCAGGTGTTGGGTGAGGGATCCCCACCATAGAATTTTTCAGCGTGATCGCTGGCTTTTGCCCATCACCGGTTGAGTCATAAAACTCAAAATCATTGTCTACTTTGGTGACACAATTGCAGCGGATTGGATTGAGGGCAGGACAATGATAGATAGCACTGCCTGTTTTGCTCCATGATCAAGACTCAACCCATCCTCTACACGACGGGGGGCACCGTGCAGGCCGGAGGGGGAACGTACCTCTCTCGCAAAGCCGATGTCGAACTGCTGCAAGCCTGTCAGCAAGGCATTTTCGCCTATGTCCTCACCTCCCGCCAGATTGGCAAATCCAGCCTGATGACCCGCACGGCAGAGCAATTGCGATCGCAGGGCATCCAGGCCATTGTGATTGATCTGCAGGCGATCGGGGTGAATGTCACTGCTGAGCAATGGTATCTGGGGCTGCTGGTCGCGATCGAGGAACAGGTGATGCTGGAGACGGATGTCATCCATTGGTGGAAACAGAACCAGGACATCGGCTTCACTCAACGATTGACTAGCTTCTTTGAGCAGATTCTGTTGCAAGAGATTGCAGGCCAGATCGTGATTCTAGTGGATGAAATTGACACGGTATTGAGTCTGAATTTTACGGATGATTTCTTTGTGGCCATTCGCTATTTTCATGCCAGCCGAGCCAGTCAACCTGAGTTCAAGCGGTTATCCTTTGCCCTGTTTGGTGTGGCAACTCCCAGTGATCTCATTCGCGATCCCCAGCGCACTCCGTTCAATATTGGTCAGCGGATTGAATTAACCGATTTCACCTTTGAGGAAGCCTGTCCTCTGGCAAAAGGGCTAAAATTGCCCGCAGCAGAATCAGAACAGGTATTGCGCTGGGTGCTTGACTGGACCGGAGGCCATCCCTACCTGACCCAGCGGTTATGCGCTGCTCTGGTCGATCGTCGCCAGGAGCACTGGTCAAAATCTGAGGTCAGGCGAGTGGTGCAAGAGACATTCCTGGGCAACATGAGCTGTCAAGACAATAATCTCCAGTTTGTGCGGGATATGTTGACGCGACGGGTAATTGATTGTGAAAGTGTGTTGACCACTTATCGAGACATCTGGCGGCAGCGGGTGGTAGTCGATGAGGAGCAGTCGATCGTGAAGTCCCACCTGAAGTTGTCGGGGGTGGTCAAGCGTGAAGGATTCATCCTGAAAGTTCGCAATCAGATTTACCATCAGGTCTTTAATGCCGCCTGGGTGCGGGAGCATTTACCAGAGACCTGGTGGCAGCGGCTGAAACCGGCCATGCCCCTGATTGCCAGTCTGTTTGTCTTTTCCTTGGGCATGACAGGCGTGAGTCTCTATGCCTTTAATCAGCGTAACCAGGTGCGATATCAGTATCGAGTTACCCAGGGTTTGCAACTGTCCTCCCTGGCTCAGGTGCTGCAAAATCAACAGTCTGATATCCGCAGTCTGCTGTTGGCGATCGAGGCATCCCGACGACTCCAGAATTTAGGCTTAAATCCGCAAGAAGCCAGCACAGTTTTGCAAACTGGTTTGCTCCAAATGCCCCGCATCAAAGGTCAGCCGATCGTGCATGCTCAGGCTGTCAACGCTGTGGCTTTCAGTCCGGATGGCAAATATTTGGTGACGGCCAGTGACGACCATACCGCTCGGTTGATTGAGTTTGCCAGCAACAAGACCATGATGACGGTTACCCATAATGGGCCAGTGTTGGCGATCGCCTTCAGTCCCGATGGCAAGTATTTGGCTACGGCCAGTCAGGACCATACGGCTCGTCTGATTGACCTGAGCCGCAATCAGACGGTGCTGACGATTACCCATAATGGGCCAGTGCTGGCGATCGCCTTCAGTCCCGATGGGCAATACCTAGCCACAGCCAGCCAGGATCAGACGGCTCGTTTGATGGCAATCGGGACAACCCAACCTCGATTGATTCTGACTCACAGAGGTGTGGTCAATTCGGTTGCTTTCAGCCCCAATAGTCGGTATCTGGCGACCGGAAGTGACGACCAAACGGCTCGTCTCCTGGACATAACAACAGGCAAAACGGTCACTTCGATTGCCCATGCTAAAAGGGTCAACTCAGTTGTGTTTAGCCCTGACAGCAAAATCCTGGCGACGGCCAGTTGGGATACTAAAGTCCGCTTAATTGATACCAGGACGGGCAAAACTCTGACTGCCATTGCCCATCAAGGGACGGTAAAAACCATCGCTTTCAGCCCTGATGGCAAAACTCTGGCGACAGCCAGTTGGGATACCACAGTGCGACTGGTCAAGATTGCTACAGGTAAAATTCTGTTTTCAACAACCCATGACGGTCGAGCTCATTCCGTAGCCTTTAGCCCAAACGGTCGCTATCTGGCAACAGCCAGTTGGGATGCCACAGCCCGTCTGATTGATCCAACAACCGGTAAAATCCTGGCTATTATTCCCCATGCTGGAACGGTTTTTTCGGTCGCCTTCAGTCCGGATAGTCGCTATCTGGCGACGGCCAGTTATGACCATACAGCTCGTACAGTGGAAACAACTCTTAGCAACGTTCTAATTCCCGTCCTTCACGTCGGAAAAGTTAGACAGGTCGCCTTTAGTCCCGACAGCAGATATCTGGCGACAGCCAGTTGGGACAATACAGCGCGACTGAGCGAAGTTGCGACGGGCAGAACCCTGATCACGATCGCTCATCAGGGGACAGTTAGATGGGTAACCTTTAGCCCCAATGGGAAGTACCTTGCCACCGCCAGTTATGACCACAAAGCCCGACTCCTTGAGGCTCTAACGGGTAAGGTCTTAATGACGATCACCCATCAAGAACGACTGAATCAAGTGGTTTTTAGTCCCAATGGGAAGTACCTCGCCACCGCGAGTTTTGACCATACGGCTCGACTGGTGGAAATTGCAACGGGCAAAACGCTCATGACCATTACTCATCCCGATCGGGTGTATAGTGTTGTTTTCAGCCCAGATAGTCGCTATTTGGCGACAGCCAGTTATGATCACAGGGCTCGACTGGTGGAAATTGCAACGGGTAAAGTCCTGGTCTCTATTTCCCATGCCGATGCAGTTTGGGCAGTGG is a genomic window of Leptolyngbya sp. 'hensonii' containing:
- a CDS encoding AAA-like domain-containing protein; this encodes MIKTQPILYTTGGTVQAGGGTYLSRKADVELLQACQQGIFAYVLTSRQIGKSSLMTRTAEQLRSQGIQAIVIDLQAIGVNVTAEQWYLGLLVTIEDQVMLDTDVISWWKSNQDIGLTQRFTCFFEQVLLQEIAGQIVILVDEIDTVLSLNFTDDFFVAIRYFHVNRAQNPVFDRLSFVLLGVATPGDLIRDPQRTPFNIGQRIHLTDFTLEEARPLAAGFQWPDAEAEQVLSWILDWTGGHPYLTQRLCGVLAGRQHTHWSKLEIDRVVADSFFGSKSREDNNLQFVRDMLTHRAPDVEAILTTYREVWRGRPVEDEEQSIVKSHLKLSGVVKREGPTLKMRNRIYRQVFDNAWIQEHLPETWWQRLKPAMPLLVTMLVATLGMAGVTTYALHQRNLAEQRSQINQVQRLSALLQADRQQGLFSPTTILLAIEVLPRLSQLDLATGDAEDVLRAALLVTPRSVGSPVIHRDEVEAVAFSPDGQYIATASDDRTARVSEALTGKEVARITHQDVVFAVVFSPDGRYVATASRDKTARISETLTGKEVARITHQDVVFAVVFSPDGRYVATASADGTARISETKTGKLVARVIHPNAVTRAVFSPDGCYLATVGEGKTARISEVATGKLIAQVVHQDVIVAVAFSPDSRYVATASFDKTARISEVLTGKEIAPIVHQDWVYGVAFSLDGRYLATTSEDKTARISETLTGKQIAQIVHQDWVYGVAFSPNGPYLATAGGDRTTRISEIKTGKQVARIVHQSRIYGVAFSPDGKYLATAGEDKTARVSETHPGRAVVRIDHQNRVYAIAFSPDGRYVATASRDKTVRISDTQTGKEMARIVHQDAVTAVVFSPDGRYVATAADISDRTARISDAQTGKEMARIVHQDAVTSVAFSPDGRYVATASWDKTARISDAQTGKEMARIVHRDVVYRVAFSPDGRYMATASRDKTARISETQTGREVARITHQDAIYRVAFSPDGRYVATASRDKTARISETQTGRKVVRIAHAGSIIAVIFSPDGRYVATASFDNTARISDALTGKEVARITHQDIVYRVVFSSDSRYVATASFDNTARISDTKTGKQVARIAHQDLVYGVVFSPDGRYLATASKDGTAQISLTQTRDLIAAACRLLTNNLSRSEWREYFGDEPYRPTCPGLPSAEDTK
- a CDS encoding AAA-like domain-containing protein, which encodes MIKTQPILYTTGGTVQAGGGTYLSRKADVELLQACQQGIFAYVLTSRQIGKSSLMTRTAEQLRSQGIQAIVIDLQAIGVNVTAEQWYLGLLVAIEEQVMLETDVIHWWKQNQDIGFTQRLTSFFEQILLQEIAGQIVILVDEIDTVLSLNFTDDFFVAIRYFHASRASQPEFKRLSFALFGVATPSDLIRDPQRTPFNIGQRIELTDFTFEEACPLAKGLKLPAAESEQVLRWVLDWTGGHPYLTQRLCAALVDRRQEHWSKSEVRRVVQETFLGNMSCQDNNLQFVRDMLTRRVIDCESVLTTYRDIWRQRVVVDEEQSIVKSHLKLSGVVKREGFILKVRNQIYHQVFNAAWVREHLPETWWQRLKPAMPLIASLFVFSLGMTGVSLYAFNQRNQVRYQYRVTQGLQLSSLAQVLQNQQSDIRSLLLAIEASRRLQNLGLNPQEASTVLQTGLLQMPRIKGQPIVHAQAVNAVAFSPDGKYLVTASDDHTARLIEFASNKTMMTVTHNGPVLAIAFSPDGKYLATASQDHTARLIDLSRNQTVLTITHNGPVLAIAFSPDGQYLATASQDQTARLMAIGTTQPRLILTHRGVVNSVAFSPNSRYLATGSDDQTARLLDITTGKTVTSIAHAKRVNSVVFSPDSKILATASWDTKVRLIDTRTGKTLTAIAHQGTVKTIAFSPDGKTLATASWDTTVRLVKIATGKILFSTTHDGRAHSVAFSPNGRYLATASWDATARLIDPTTGKILAIIPHAGTVFSVAFSPDSRYLATASYDHTARTVETTLSNVLIPVLHVGKVRQVAFSPDSRYLATASWDNTARLSEVATGRTLITIAHQGTVRWVTFSPNGKYLATASYDHKARLLEALTGKVLMTITHQERLNQVVFSPNGKYLATASFDHTARLVEIATGKTLMTITHPDRVYSVVFSPDSRYLATASYDHRARLVEIATGKVLVSISHADAVWAVAFSPDSKYLATGSYDNTSQLVEVPTGKKIASIIHSGPILTVAFSLDGKYLATASYDNTAQVIEVPTGKHLMTVLHERRVTTVTFSPDGKYLVTGSNDNTARLIEIRTGKLLAQIPHTGAVNIVRFSPDGRYLATGSNDNTARLSLISTIVNSQALIAEACQRLPRNLTRAEWREYFGDEPYQQTCPNLLAEPSQK